From the Leptolyngbya sp. O-77 genome, one window contains:
- a CDS encoding SDR family oxidoreductase, with the protein MPKTVLITGASTGIGYATAQLFQRQGWNVAATMRSPDGCDLAALDRVICPPLDVTSQESIAGAIATTLSQFGQIDVVVNNAGYGLIGPFEACTPEQIQQQFAVNVFGLMDVTRAVLPHFRERRSGVLVNVASIAGQMALPIYSLYHASKWAVEGFSDSLRYELEPFNIRVKIIEPGPIKTDFFSRSLVVAKQEGLTAYDPFVASVLPQLENVGDTASPPEVTAQVIYTAATDGSSRLRYPAGGNASFLLALRKLLPDGLFTQFIKAGMIKEVK; encoded by the coding sequence GTGCCGAAGACGGTTTTGATTACGGGTGCCTCGACGGGCATCGGCTACGCAACGGCGCAACTGTTTCAGCGGCAGGGCTGGAACGTGGCGGCAACGATGCGATCGCCCGATGGCTGCGACCTGGCAGCGCTGGATCGCGTCATTTGTCCGCCGCTGGACGTGACGAGCCAGGAATCGATTGCGGGGGCGATCGCCACCACGCTGTCCCAGTTTGGGCAGATCGATGTCGTGGTGAACAATGCAGGCTACGGGCTGATTGGCCCCTTTGAAGCCTGCACCCCAGAGCAGATCCAGCAGCAGTTCGCGGTGAATGTGTTTGGGCTGATGGATGTGACCCGCGCGGTGCTGCCTCATTTTCGGGAGCGGCGATCGGGCGTGTTGGTAAATGTTGCCTCGATCGCGGGGCAGATGGCGCTGCCGATCTACAGCCTTTATCACGCCAGCAAGTGGGCGGTGGAAGGATTTTCGGACTCGCTGCGCTATGAGCTAGAGCCGTTCAACATCCGGGTCAAAATCATCGAGCCGGGGCCAATCAAGACGGACTTTTTCTCGCGATCGCTCGTTGTGGCAAAGCAGGAAGGGCTGACGGCTTACGATCCCTTCGTCGCCAGCGTCTTGCCCCAGCTCGAAAACGTGGGCGATACCGCCTCGCCGCCCGAAGTCACTGCCCAGGTGATTTACACTGCTGCCACCGATGGCAGTTCTCGCCTGCGCTATCCCGCCGGGGGCAATGCGTCCTTTTTGCTGGCACTGCGAAAGCTCCTCCCCGATGGGCTATTTACCCAGTTCATCAAGGCCGGCATGATCAAGGAGGTGAAGTAG
- a CDS encoding type II toxin-antitoxin system death-on-curing family toxin, which produces MQTPEFLSIADVLVIHADQIDSFGGSPGVRDQGLLESALAQPQATFGGEFLHATIAQQAAAYLYHLAMNHPFIDGNKRTAFAAMDAFLRLNGVLLGFADDEAYQLVIRVVEGAPNKDELADILQAALQE; this is translated from the coding sequence TTGCAAACTCCTGAATTTCTCTCAATTGCAGACGTGCTAGTTATTCATGCTGACCAGATCGATAGCTTTGGCGGCAGCCCTGGTGTGCGCGATCAGGGATTACTGGAATCGGCTCTGGCACAGCCCCAGGCGACCTTCGGCGGCGAGTTTTTGCACGCCACGATCGCCCAACAAGCCGCTGCCTACTTGTATCATCTGGCGATGAATCACCCGTTCATCGACGGCAACAAGCGCACTGCCTTCGCGGCGATGGATGCGTTTTTGCGGCTGAATGGGGTTCTGCTCGGCTTCGCCGACGACGAGGCCTACCAACTGGTAATTCGCGTGGTGGAAGGAGCGCCAAACAAAGACGAGTTAGCAGATATTCTGCAAGCAGCCCTACAGGAGTAG
- the leuC gene encoding 3-isopropylmalate dehydratase large subunit: MSRGTLFDKVWDLHTVGTLPSGQTQLFIGLHLIHEVTSPQAFAMLRERGLKVLFPERTVATVDHIVPTENQARPFVDPLAEEMMLELERNAKDNGIRFYNIGSGSQGIVHVIAPEQGLTQPGMTIACGDSHTSTHGAFGAIAFGIGTSQVRDVLASQTLALAKLKVRKVEVNGPLKPGVYAKDVILHIIRKLGVKGGVGYAYEFAGTTFEQMSMEERMTVCNMSIEGGARCGYVNPDATTFEYLKGRDFAPKGDEWDKAVAWWTSLRSDANAEYDDVVVFDAAEIEPTVTWGITPGQGIGVNECIPAPDSLPEEDRAIAQEAYTYMDLAPGTPIAGTKVDVCFIGSCTNGRISDLREAAKVAKGRHVAEGIKAFVVPGSERVKQEAEAEGLDKIFEAAGFEWRNAGCSMCLAMNPDKLVGRQISASSSNRNFKGRQGSSSGRTLLMSPAMVAAAAVTGHVTDVRTLL; this comes from the coding sequence ATGAGCCGAGGAACGTTATTCGACAAGGTTTGGGACTTGCATACGGTGGGGACGCTGCCGTCGGGACAGACGCAGCTCTTCATCGGGCTGCACCTGATCCATGAAGTGACCAGCCCGCAAGCGTTTGCCATGTTGCGAGAGCGCGGGCTAAAGGTGCTGTTTCCTGAGCGCACGGTGGCGACAGTCGATCACATCGTGCCGACGGAAAACCAGGCACGCCCCTTCGTCGATCCGCTGGCGGAGGAGATGATGCTGGAGCTGGAGCGCAACGCCAAAGACAACGGCATTCGGTTCTATAACATTGGCTCCGGCAGCCAGGGCATCGTTCACGTCATCGCGCCGGAGCAGGGCTTGACCCAGCCGGGCATGACGATCGCCTGCGGAGACAGCCACACCTCGACGCATGGCGCATTTGGGGCGATCGCCTTTGGCATTGGCACCAGCCAGGTGCGCGACGTGCTGGCATCCCAAACGCTGGCGCTGGCAAAGCTGAAGGTCCGCAAAGTGGAAGTCAACGGCCCGCTGAAACCGGGGGTTTACGCCAAGGATGTGATTCTGCACATTATTCGCAAGCTGGGCGTGAAGGGCGGCGTGGGCTACGCCTACGAGTTTGCGGGCACCACCTTCGAGCAGATGAGCATGGAAGAACGGATGACCGTCTGCAATATGTCCATCGAGGGCGGCGCACGCTGCGGCTATGTGAACCCAGACGCGACCACGTTTGAATATCTGAAAGGACGCGACTTTGCTCCCAAAGGCGACGAGTGGGATAAGGCCGTGGCCTGGTGGACGAGCCTCCGCAGCGACGCCAATGCTGAATACGACGACGTAGTAGTGTTCGATGCGGCAGAGATTGAGCCGACAGTAACGTGGGGCATCACGCCGGGGCAGGGCATTGGTGTGAACGAGTGCATCCCCGCGCCAGACTCTTTGCCGGAAGAAGACCGGGCGATCGCCCAGGAAGCTTACACCTACATGGATCTGGCTCCTGGCACACCGATTGCGGGCACTAAGGTAGACGTGTGCTTCATCGGAAGCTGCACCAACGGCCGCATCAGCGATCTGCGCGAAGCCGCCAAGGTCGCCAAGGGTCGCCACGTTGCCGAAGGCATCAAAGCCTTTGTGGTGCCCGGTTCCGAACGGGTGAAGCAGGAGGCCGAAGCCGAAGGTCTGGACAAAATCTTTGAAGCGGCGGGATTTGAGTGGCGCAATGCGGGCTGCTCGATGTGTCTGGCAATGAACCCCGACAAGCTGGTGGGTCGGCAGATCAGCGCTTCCTCTTCTAACCGCAACTTCAAGGGGCGGCAGGGTTCCTCCTCCGGGCGGACGCTGCTGATGAGTCCGGCGATGGTGGCGGCGGCGGCGGTGACGGGTCACGTAACGGACGTTCGCACGCTGTTGTAG